A single window of Syntrophus aciditrophicus SB DNA harbors:
- the rpmB gene encoding 50S ribosomal protein L28 — translation MSRICDVCGKGPVVGNNVSHANNKTKKVWYPNLQSLRCLDGKTGAVKRMKVCTRCLRSGFVKKAL, via the coding sequence ATGTCTAGAATTTGTGACGTTTGTGGCAAGGGTCCGGTTGTCGGAAACAATGTGAGCCATGCAAATAATAAAACAAAGAAAGTTTGGTATCCCAATCTTCAGAGCCTCAGATGCCTTGACGGCAAAACAGGCGCAGTTAAAAGAATGAAGGTCTGCACGCGCTGTTTGCGTTCAGGTTTTGTAAAAAAGGCCTTGTAA
- a CDS encoding 6-phosphofructokinase, with protein MKIAVLTGGGDCPGLNGAVKWVTKSATDQWLGSKRSMSFEVIGITDGWRGLVDVDPDDPKSLAKYTRPLDEEIVRTWDRYGGTNLGTSRTNPFNPKNDRSEILLDNIKKLGIDVVVAIGGEDTLGAAYSLHKLGIKTVGIPKTIDNDLVGTDYSIGFDTAVNVITEEIDRLRTTAGSHSRIFVVETMGRHAGWLALHGGECSGAYIILIPEHPFNLDEICTLLQERKGREIRYAILVVSEGAKPVGQKEFITSSKIDEFGHVALGGIAKFVADEIEGRTSLETRHLILSHLQRGGTPSAHDRLMARWFGIAAVDMIINEDFGRMASLQRGEITSVPLKECIGKLKLVDTVKYYDKERYNGRRSIIS; from the coding sequence ATGAAAATTGCTGTACTGACAGGCGGTGGTGATTGTCCCGGTTTGAACGGCGCGGTAAAATGGGTTACAAAAAGTGCAACAGATCAATGGTTGGGATCAAAACGTTCCATGTCATTCGAAGTCATTGGGATTACGGATGGATGGCGTGGACTGGTTGATGTTGATCCGGACGATCCCAAAAGCCTGGCAAAATACACTCGTCCTCTTGATGAAGAAATCGTTCGGACGTGGGACCGTTATGGAGGGACTAACCTCGGAACTTCACGCACCAATCCTTTCAATCCCAAAAATGACAGATCGGAAATATTACTGGATAATATTAAAAAACTCGGAATTGATGTAGTTGTCGCCATCGGAGGGGAAGATACTCTGGGGGCGGCTTACAGTCTGCACAAACTGGGAATCAAGACCGTTGGTATTCCTAAGACAATTGATAACGACTTGGTTGGAACGGATTATTCTATTGGATTCGACACTGCCGTCAATGTGATTACGGAAGAAATCGACCGTCTGCGGACGACAGCCGGTTCACACAGCCGGATTTTCGTTGTGGAAACCATGGGACGTCACGCCGGATGGCTTGCACTTCATGGCGGTGAATGCAGTGGCGCCTATATCATTCTTATTCCTGAACATCCATTTAATCTCGATGAAATATGCACGCTGCTCCAGGAAAGAAAAGGAAGGGAAATCCGCTATGCCATTCTTGTTGTCTCTGAGGGAGCGAAGCCGGTCGGTCAGAAAGAGTTTATCACAAGTTCCAAAATAGATGAATTCGGCCATGTCGCTCTTGGGGGGATAGCCAAATTCGTCGCTGATGAAATTGAAGGAAGAACGAGTCTGGAGACCAGACACTTAATCCTTAGTCATTTGCAGCGCGGCGGTACACCATCAGCCCATGACAGACTGATGGCAAGATGGTTTGGAATCGCTGCGGTGGATATGATTATTAATGAAGATTTTGGCCGTATGGCAAGCCTGCAGCGGGGTGAAATTACCAGTGTTCCTCTGAAGGAATGCATCGGAAAATTAAAACTTGTGGATACTGTAAAGTATTACGACAAAGAACGATATAATGGACGTCGATCCA